In Fodinicola acaciae, the following proteins share a genomic window:
- a CDS encoding ATP-binding cassette domain-containing protein, with amino-acid sequence MAHLTVRGAREHNLKDIDLTLPKRQLIVVTGVSGSGKSSLVFDTIAAESQRQLNETYTTFVRNRLPRYGQPDVDSIDNLSAAIVVDQRRLGGNSRSTVGTVTDIHPLMRLLWSREGRPFAGYSNAFSFNEPAGMCQRCHGIGRVRTIDLDQLVDRRLSLNDGAIRFPTFDTGSWMWRTFANSGLFDNDKPLAAYDGAEWDAFLHGVEDPPKNYEGLLHRFERIWLPKDPESLKGRTRQAFERVVTQSICPDCGGARLNAAALESKVDGLSIADCAAMEAADLAEVVRAWTGPVATALLAQLERLVGIGLGYVTLDRPTTTLSGGESQRVKMVRHLGSGLTDMTYIFDEPTIGLHPRDVGQLVGLLKDLRDKGNTVLVVEHDPDVIEAADHVVDLGPGAGPSGGEVVYEGCVRGLVNADTPTGRHLRRRPSLRAEVRKPTGAIAIRGADKHNLDNVDVDVPTGVLTVVTGVAGSGKSTLVRGYLPDAVVIDQGAVRGSRRSSIATYTGVLDRVRTLFAEENGVSSGLFSPNAEGGCPGCHGLGLVHTDLAFLDPMVSVCEQCRGRRFTEAALRYRCRGLDIGQVLELTARDACEVFDEPPTRAVLERLIEVGLDYLSLGQPLNTLSGGERQRLKLADELGHSGRTYVFDEPTTGLHMSDVDGLVALLDRLVDGGRTVVVIEHNLDVIARADWIIDLGPGPGRRGGQVVFQGTPVDLVRAGHSLTGEHLRKSGDNRRRRG; translated from the coding sequence ATGGCTCACCTCACCGTGCGCGGAGCGCGCGAGCACAACCTCAAGGACATCGACCTCACACTGCCGAAACGCCAGCTCATCGTGGTCACCGGCGTGTCCGGCTCCGGCAAGTCGTCATTGGTGTTCGACACGATCGCGGCCGAGTCGCAGCGCCAGCTCAACGAGACCTACACGACCTTCGTCCGCAACCGGCTGCCGCGCTATGGCCAGCCGGATGTCGACAGCATCGACAACCTGTCCGCCGCGATCGTCGTCGACCAGCGCCGCCTCGGCGGCAACTCGCGGTCGACGGTCGGCACGGTCACCGACATCCATCCGCTGATGCGACTGCTGTGGTCGCGCGAAGGCCGTCCTTTTGCCGGATATTCCAACGCTTTCTCCTTCAACGAGCCGGCCGGCATGTGCCAGCGCTGCCACGGAATCGGCCGCGTACGCACGATCGACCTCGACCAGTTGGTCGATCGCCGGCTTTCGTTGAACGACGGCGCGATCCGGTTTCCGACCTTCGACACCGGCAGCTGGATGTGGCGTACGTTCGCCAACTCTGGCTTGTTCGACAACGACAAACCGCTCGCCGCGTACGACGGCGCCGAATGGGACGCGTTCCTGCACGGCGTCGAGGACCCGCCGAAAAACTACGAAGGACTGCTGCACCGGTTCGAACGTATCTGGCTGCCGAAAGACCCCGAGTCGCTGAAAGGCCGGACACGGCAGGCTTTCGAGCGCGTTGTCACGCAGTCGATCTGTCCCGACTGTGGCGGCGCGCGGCTCAACGCGGCCGCGCTGGAGTCCAAAGTGGACGGTCTGAGCATCGCCGACTGCGCTGCGATGGAGGCCGCTGATCTGGCCGAGGTCGTACGCGCCTGGACCGGCCCTGTCGCCACCGCTTTGCTGGCACAGCTGGAAAGACTCGTCGGCATCGGCCTGGGCTATGTCACTTTGGACCGGCCGACGACGACGCTGTCCGGCGGCGAGTCGCAGCGCGTGAAGATGGTGCGACACCTCGGCAGCGGTCTCACCGACATGACCTACATCTTCGACGAGCCGACCATCGGCCTGCATCCGCGCGATGTCGGCCAGCTGGTCGGCCTGCTGAAAGACCTGCGCGACAAGGGAAACACCGTGCTGGTCGTGGAGCACGATCCGGACGTCATCGAGGCCGCCGACCACGTGGTCGACCTCGGACCGGGTGCCGGACCGTCCGGCGGCGAGGTGGTGTACGAAGGTTGCGTACGCGGCCTGGTAAACGCCGACACGCCAACCGGCCGGCATCTGCGGAGACGGCCGTCATTGCGTGCGGAGGTGCGTAAACCGACCGGTGCGATCGCCATCCGCGGTGCCGACAAACACAATCTCGACAACGTCGACGTGGACGTGCCGACCGGAGTGCTGACGGTCGTCACCGGCGTCGCCGGCTCCGGGAAAAGCACGCTGGTGCGCGGATATCTGCCGGACGCGGTCGTCATCGACCAGGGCGCGGTCCGCGGCTCACGCCGGTCGAGCATCGCCACCTACACCGGCGTTCTGGACCGCGTCCGCACGCTGTTCGCCGAGGAAAACGGTGTCAGCAGCGGACTTTTCAGTCCCAACGCGGAAGGTGGCTGTCCGGGCTGCCACGGGCTCGGCCTGGTCCACACCGACCTGGCGTTCCTGGATCCGATGGTCAGCGTGTGCGAACAGTGTCGTGGCCGCCGGTTCACCGAGGCCGCGCTTCGCTACCGATGTCGCGGACTCGACATCGGTCAGGTGCTGGAACTGACGGCACGAGACGCGTGCGAGGTCTTCGACGAGCCGCCGACACGCGCGGTGCTGGAGCGGCTGATCGAGGTCGGCCTGGACTATCTTTCGTTGGGACAGCCGCTGAACACGCTGTCCGGCGGCGAGCGGCAGCGGTTGAAACTTGCCGACGAGCTCGGCCACTCCGGCCGCACGTACGTCTTCGACGAGCCGACGACCGGCCTGCACATGTCCGATGTGGACGGTCTGGTCGCGCTGCTCGACCGGCTGGTCGACGGCGGCCGTACGGTCGTCGTCATCGAACACAACCTCGACGTGATCGCCCGTGCCGACTGGATCATCGACCTCGGTCCCGGTCCCGGCCGGCGCGGCGGCCAGGTGGTTTTCCAAGGCACGCCGGTCGATCTCGTCCGCGCCGGTCACTCGCTGACCGGCGAGCACCTGCGTAAATCGGGTGACAACCGGCGCCGGCGCGGTTAG
- a CDS encoding alpha/beta fold hydrolase, protein MTEIRHRTIDANGLRMAVAEAGEGPLVVLLHGFPESWYSWRHQLVAFAEAGFHAVAPNQRGYPGTDQPADIADYTILHLVGDVVGLIGALGAPDALVVGHDWGSPVAWNTALLRPDLVRGVASLSVPATPRSPVPPLGVMTKRFGERFYQNYFQAPGVAEAELEADLTATFGRLLVGVSGDSPQIRELIVPDGGFAAIWPEPETLPAWLTRDDIATYARDFATTGLRGPLNWYRNIDRNWALTAPWSGVRIAPPALFLAGDRDPVLHWFGAEQVAAIQQLALADLRESRLLAGAGHWLQQERPAEVNAALLAFASNVTAL, encoded by the coding sequence ATGACCGAGATCAGGCACCGCACCATCGACGCGAACGGCCTGCGGATGGCCGTGGCGGAGGCCGGCGAAGGCCCGCTCGTCGTGCTGCTGCACGGCTTTCCGGAGAGCTGGTATTCGTGGCGGCACCAGCTGGTCGCCTTCGCCGAGGCCGGCTTCCACGCGGTCGCGCCGAACCAGCGCGGCTATCCCGGCACCGACCAGCCGGCCGACATCGCCGACTACACGATCCTGCATCTGGTCGGTGACGTGGTTGGCCTGATCGGCGCGCTCGGTGCGCCGGACGCGTTGGTCGTCGGCCACGACTGGGGCTCGCCGGTGGCCTGGAACACCGCGCTGCTGCGGCCCGATCTCGTACGAGGCGTGGCGTCGCTGAGCGTGCCGGCGACGCCCCGGTCGCCGGTGCCGCCGCTCGGTGTGATGACCAAGCGGTTCGGCGAGCGCTTCTACCAGAACTACTTCCAGGCGCCCGGCGTGGCGGAGGCGGAGCTGGAGGCCGACCTGACCGCGACCTTCGGCCGGCTGCTGGTCGGCGTGTCCGGCGACAGCCCGCAGATCCGCGAGCTGATCGTGCCGGACGGCGGCTTCGCGGCGATCTGGCCGGAGCCGGAGACGCTGCCGGCCTGGCTCACGCGCGACGACATCGCCACGTACGCGCGCGACTTCGCCACGACCGGCCTGCGCGGTCCGCTCAACTGGTATCGCAACATCGACCGCAACTGGGCCCTGACCGCCCCGTGGTCCGGTGTCAGGATCGCGCCGCCGGCGCTGTTCCTTGCCGGCGACCGCGATCCGGTGCTGCACTGGTTTGGCGCGGAACAGGTGGCCGCGATCCAGCAGTTGGCGCTGGCCGACCTGCGCGAGTCGCGGCTGCTCGCCGGCGCCGGCCACTGGCTGCAGCAGGAGCGGCCGGCCGAGGTCAACGCCGCCCTGCTCGCATTCGCCAGCAACGTGACAGCGCTCTGA
- a CDS encoding helix-turn-helix transcriptional regulator — MNGPSVRMLELLSLLQDGRGWSGAELARRLATSPRTLRRDLDRLKELGYPVVSERGPGGSYRLVAGRAMPPLLLTDEEAVATVVGLRFAAFPQVEGVLRKLEQVLPARLRYRVEALVASTETASRQSGLDLTVLQRLSMAAYARQDVRFSYTSRSGESSVRRVEPYRQLLLGRRWYLLGWDVDRAGWRTFRLERIAELSVPGSTFRPREVPDEPVSFVRPGPRVTAEHAVVRFGAPVEVVSERLAAEAGSLEAIDAGSCRYVTAADQWDWLATTVAMIGVPYRIEGPPALVDRTRELAARMVDATKSFVA; from the coding sequence ATGAACGGTCCGAGCGTACGGATGCTGGAGCTGCTGTCGCTGTTGCAGGACGGCCGCGGCTGGTCCGGTGCCGAGCTGGCCCGCCGGCTGGCGACCTCGCCGCGTACGCTGCGCCGCGACCTCGACCGGCTCAAGGAGCTCGGCTATCCGGTGGTGTCCGAGCGCGGTCCCGGCGGCAGCTATCGGCTGGTCGCCGGGCGCGCGATGCCGCCGTTGCTGCTGACCGACGAGGAGGCGGTGGCGACCGTCGTCGGCCTGCGATTTGCCGCGTTTCCGCAGGTGGAGGGCGTGTTGCGCAAGCTCGAGCAGGTGCTGCCGGCACGGCTGCGCTATCGCGTCGAGGCGCTGGTCGCGTCGACGGAGACCGCGTCGCGACAATCAGGCCTTGACCTGACCGTGCTCCAGCGGCTGAGCATGGCCGCGTACGCGCGTCAGGACGTGCGGTTTTCCTACACCAGCCGGTCGGGGGAGAGCAGCGTGCGGCGGGTCGAGCCGTATCGGCAGCTGCTGCTCGGCCGCCGCTGGTATCTGCTCGGCTGGGACGTGGATCGGGCCGGCTGGCGGACCTTCCGGCTGGAGCGGATCGCCGAGCTTTCTGTTCCGGGCAGCACATTCCGGCCGCGCGAGGTGCCGGACGAGCCGGTCAGCTTCGTACGGCCGGGTCCGCGCGTCACCGCCGAGCACGCGGTCGTACGCTTCGGCGCTCCGGTCGAGGTCGTGTCGGAGCGGCTGGCGGCCGAGGCGGGGTCGCTGGAGGCGATCGACGCCGGCTCGTGTCGTTATGTGACGGCGGCGGATCAGTGGGACTGGCTGGCGACGACGGTCGCGATGATCGGCGTGCCGTACCGGATCGAGGGGCCGCCGGCGCTGGTCGACCGTACGCGCGAGCTGGCCGCCCGGATGGTGGACGCGACGAAGAGTTTCGTGGCGTAA
- a CDS encoding elongation factor G yields MKTLNLGILAHVDAGKTSLTERLLHATGVIDRIGSVDRGTTQTDTLELERQRGITIQSAVVSFTIGELTVNLIDTPGHSDFIAEVERALRVLDGAVLVVSAVEGVQPQTRILLRTLESLRIPTLLFVNKIDRTGAAYAEILAQIKRKLGVVGVPMSAVADVGTRSARTTAIAPDRWVETLAENSDELLASYVDGREINAADNRRELARQTAACLVRPVFFGSAVTGAGVEALIEGIHDLLPAADGDNSGPLSARIFKIERSPAGEKLAYARVLSGSVRTRQRVDWQRGSGKVTSLQVFQHGGAVPATHAVAGQIVKLGGLPDIRIGDQIGLASAGADSAFAPPTLETVVTAADSVGLFLALQNLADRDPLIAVRRNDNVITVRLYGEVQKEVIASQLATEFGVEVGFAETRTIHVERPAGVGHGLHELTRHGPILFPAGIGLRVEPGEGVDYRMEVELGSLPLSFHTAIEETVRHELRHGLFGWEVTDVTVTLTHSGFWSPVSTAGDFRQLTPIVLRQALEAAGTQVYEPMHHFDLEVPDGTLAAVLGRLAECGAQPRETVVRDGVCLLEGVIPAGRVHDFERQLPSASQGEGVLRTRFAGFRRVAGQPRDALR; encoded by the coding sequence GTGAAGACTCTCAACCTCGGAATTCTCGCACATGTTGACGCCGGCAAGACCAGCCTGACCGAGCGACTGCTGCACGCGACCGGCGTGATCGACCGGATCGGCAGCGTCGACCGCGGCACGACCCAGACCGACACGCTGGAGCTGGAGCGCCAGCGCGGCATCACGATCCAGTCGGCGGTGGTGTCCTTCACCATCGGCGAGCTGACCGTCAACCTCATCGACACGCCCGGTCACTCGGATTTCATCGCCGAAGTCGAGCGTGCCCTGCGGGTGCTCGATGGCGCCGTGCTGGTCGTCTCGGCGGTCGAAGGCGTGCAGCCGCAGACCCGGATTCTGCTGCGTACGCTGGAAAGCCTGCGGATCCCGACGCTGCTGTTCGTCAACAAGATCGACAGGACCGGCGCCGCGTACGCGGAGATCCTGGCGCAGATCAAGCGGAAACTCGGTGTCGTCGGCGTGCCGATGTCGGCCGTCGCCGACGTCGGCACGCGGTCGGCGCGTACGACGGCGATCGCGCCGGACCGGTGGGTCGAGACGCTTGCCGAGAACAGCGACGAACTCCTCGCGTCCTATGTGGACGGACGCGAGATCAACGCCGCTGACAACCGGCGCGAGTTGGCCCGGCAGACGGCGGCCTGCCTGGTGCGGCCGGTGTTCTTCGGCTCGGCCGTGACAGGTGCCGGTGTCGAGGCGCTGATCGAGGGCATCCACGACCTGCTCCCGGCGGCCGACGGCGACAACAGCGGTCCGCTTTCCGCGCGTATCTTCAAAATCGAGCGGTCGCCGGCCGGCGAGAAGCTGGCGTACGCACGTGTGCTCTCCGGCTCCGTCAGGACACGGCAGCGGGTCGACTGGCAGCGTGGATCGGGAAAAGTGACCTCGCTGCAGGTCTTCCAGCACGGCGGAGCAGTGCCGGCCACGCACGCGGTGGCCGGTCAGATCGTCAAACTCGGCGGCCTGCCGGACATCCGGATCGGCGACCAGATCGGCCTCGCCAGCGCCGGCGCCGACTCGGCTTTCGCGCCGCCCACCTTGGAAACCGTCGTCACCGCGGCCGACTCGGTCGGACTTTTCCTGGCACTGCAGAATCTGGCCGACCGCGATCCGCTGATCGCCGTGCGGCGAAACGACAACGTCATCACCGTACGTCTCTACGGCGAGGTGCAGAAGGAAGTCATCGCCTCCCAGCTGGCGACCGAGTTCGGCGTCGAGGTCGGTTTCGCCGAAACGCGGACGATCCACGTCGAGCGGCCGGCCGGCGTCGGTCACGGCCTGCACGAGCTGACCCGGCACGGACCGATCCTGTTCCCCGCCGGCATCGGCCTTCGCGTCGAGCCAGGCGAGGGCGTCGACTATCGGATGGAGGTGGAGCTGGGGTCGCTGCCGCTGTCTTTTCACACCGCCATCGAGGAAACCGTACGCCACGAGCTGCGACACGGCCTGTTCGGCTGGGAAGTCACCGATGTCACGGTCACGCTCACGCACAGCGGTTTCTGGAGTCCGGTGAGCACTGCCGGAGATTTCCGCCAACTGACACCGATCGTGCTGCGCCAGGCGCTGGAGGCCGCCGGCACGCAGGTGTACGAGCCGATGCACCACTTCGACCTGGAAGTGCCGGACGGCACGCTCGCCGCGGTGCTCGGGCGGCTCGCCGAATGCGGTGCGCAGCCGCGGGAAACCGTCGTACGCGATGGAGTTTGCCTGCTGGAAGGGGTGATTCCGGCCGGCCGGGTGCACGATTTCGAGCGGCAGCTGCCCAGCGCCTCTCAGGGCGAAGGCGTGCTTCGGACGCGTTTCGCCGGATTTCGGCGCGTTGCCGGACAACCACGCGACGCTCTACGGTGA
- a CDS encoding DUF4126 domain-containing protein, protein MEALTGTGLAASSGMNAYLPLLAVGLLGRFTDVITVPPGWSWLENPWVLGILTVLLVIEFVADKVPAIDHVNDIIQTVVRPTSGGITFGAAASGETFTLADPSTFFQNGNWLPVVIGVVVALFFHGGKAVTRAAVNVTTAGVGAPVASLIEDFVSVVLVLVAIFVPVLVIFFIAVMALFFFWAFRRWRRRRAAKRARLAATVPAS, encoded by the coding sequence ATCGAGGCGCTGACGGGGACCGGGCTGGCGGCCTCCTCCGGCATGAACGCGTATCTGCCGCTGCTGGCGGTCGGCCTGCTCGGCCGGTTCACCGACGTGATCACCGTGCCGCCGGGCTGGTCCTGGCTCGAGAACCCGTGGGTGCTCGGCATCCTCACGGTGCTGCTGGTCATCGAGTTCGTCGCCGACAAGGTGCCGGCGATCGACCACGTCAACGACATCATCCAGACGGTCGTACGACCGACCAGCGGCGGCATCACGTTTGGCGCGGCGGCCAGCGGTGAGACGTTCACGCTCGCCGACCCGTCGACGTTCTTCCAGAACGGCAACTGGCTGCCGGTGGTCATCGGCGTGGTCGTCGCGCTGTTCTTCCACGGCGGCAAGGCGGTCACCCGCGCGGCGGTGAACGTGACGACGGCCGGCGTCGGCGCGCCGGTGGCCAGCCTGATCGAGGACTTCGTGTCGGTGGTGCTGGTGCTCGTCGCGATTTTCGTACCAGTGCTGGTGATCTTCTTCATCGCGGTGATGGCGCTGTTCTTCTTCTGGGCTTTCCGCCGCTGGCGTCGCCGCCGCGCGGCGAAGCGCGCGAGGCTAGCGGCGACGGTGCCGGCGAGCTAG
- a CDS encoding SRPBCC family protein: MTEPMTLRLRAKAPLTTVRQALTDPVQLRAWLSEHAEVELPDRYAFWGRYTPGLEPRQRLLHADDRSLRFVWRLDDIDTTVDIRLAEAGPDTTELTLTQSDMPSFADMLAGKGDRAIVHTFWALALANLVDHVEGRDLTPKGDLTSPVMREEVLIDATPAEVYESLTDEEVFARWFGAKVGIEPRVGGRWAMGGFDAGGEYGKILELEPGRKMVIRWPDEQVTSWELADSGGRTRLTFVQSGFDSGQPPYGAWLGWLGGLAELRRYHEIPGWQPVWQQIAVDGLDADLLTYG; this comes from the coding sequence ATGACCGAGCCGATGACACTGCGCCTGCGTGCGAAGGCTCCGCTGACGACGGTCCGCCAAGCGCTGACTGACCCGGTCCAACTGCGGGCGTGGCTGTCCGAGCACGCCGAGGTGGAGCTGCCGGACCGGTACGCGTTCTGGGGCCGCTACACGCCGGGCCTGGAGCCGAGACAGCGGCTGCTGCACGCCGACGACCGGTCGCTGCGGTTCGTCTGGCGGCTGGACGACATCGACACCACCGTCGACATCCGCCTCGCCGAAGCCGGACCGGACACCACCGAGCTGACGCTCACGCAGTCCGACATGCCGTCCTTCGCCGACATGCTCGCCGGCAAAGGCGACCGCGCCATCGTGCACACGTTCTGGGCTCTGGCGCTGGCAAACCTGGTCGATCACGTGGAAGGCCGCGACCTCACGCCGAAAGGCGACCTGACCTCGCCGGTCATGCGCGAGGAGGTGCTGATCGACGCGACCCCGGCAGAGGTGTACGAGTCGCTGACCGACGAGGAGGTCTTCGCGCGGTGGTTCGGCGCCAAGGTCGGCATCGAGCCGCGGGTCGGCGGCCGGTGGGCCATGGGTGGCTTCGACGCCGGCGGCGAGTACGGCAAGATCCTGGAGCTGGAACCCGGTCGCAAGATGGTGATCAGGTGGCCGGACGAGCAGGTCACCAGCTGGGAGCTCGCCGACTCGGGCGGCAGGACGCGGCTGACGTTCGTGCAGAGCGGCTTCGACTCCGGCCAGCCGCCGTACGGCGCGTGGCTCGGCTGGCTCGGTGGCCTGGCCGAGCTTCGCCGCTATCACGAGATCCCCGGCTGGCAGCCGGTCTGGCAGCAGATCGCGGTCGACGGCCTGGACGCCGACCTGCTCACGTACGGCTGA
- a CDS encoding ArsR/SmtB family transcription factor has product MRDVMYLEQIQQAEALLKQPRIDVLRQLAEPHSCTEVAGRLDLTPQRVYYHVKRLVDAGLVSQVSERRVRGISEGVYQATARSYWLSPRLVGRIGGLRRARDELSLGYLLDLTEEIQADVAALDRTRPELPSIGVSGEIHVRPEDRQAFLDDLKHTLQDLFTRYGGAEGDAFKLAVACYPKEHHDDRADDTAPACEGSADDGPPSAD; this is encoded by the coding sequence ATGAGAGATGTCATGTACCTGGAGCAGATCCAGCAGGCCGAGGCGCTGCTCAAGCAGCCGCGCATCGACGTGCTGCGGCAGCTCGCCGAGCCGCACTCGTGCACGGAGGTCGCGGGCCGCCTCGACCTGACCCCGCAGCGCGTCTACTACCACGTGAAACGCCTGGTGGACGCGGGTCTGGTGAGCCAGGTGTCGGAGCGGCGGGTACGCGGCATCAGCGAAGGCGTCTACCAGGCGACGGCCCGCTCGTACTGGCTCTCGCCGCGGCTGGTCGGCCGGATCGGCGGCCTGCGCCGGGCGAGGGACGAGCTGAGCCTCGGCTATCTGCTGGATCTGACCGAGGAGATCCAGGCCGATGTGGCCGCGCTGGACCGCACCCGGCCGGAGCTGCCGTCGATCGGCGTGTCCGGCGAGATCCACGTACGCCCGGAGGACCGCCAGGCGTTTCTCGACGACCTCAAGCACACGCTGCAGGACCTGTTCACCCGTTACGGCGGCGCCGAAGGAGACGCGTTCAAGCTCGCCGTCGCCTGCTATCCCAAGGAGCACCACGATGACCGAGCCGATGACACTGCGCCTGCGTGCGAAGGCTCCGCTGACGACGGTCCGCCAAGCGCTGACTGA
- a CDS encoding RidA family protein, translating into MTLTLDNPTTVPAPAGPYAHVARIDLGDRALLVLSGQIAADENGEVHGDIVAQSERIFELVRGILEAHGSSFEQVAHIRTFMTDLDDLPGYGTVRRRLFPHAPASTTVEVSRLFKPGALLEVEVTAVAG; encoded by the coding sequence ATGACGTTGACTCTCGACAACCCCACCACAGTGCCGGCGCCGGCCGGACCGTACGCGCACGTCGCTCGCATCGACCTCGGCGACCGCGCGCTGCTCGTGCTCTCCGGCCAGATCGCCGCCGACGAGAACGGCGAGGTCCACGGCGACATCGTCGCGCAGTCGGAACGGATCTTCGAGCTCGTCCGCGGCATCCTCGAAGCGCACGGCTCCAGCTTCGAGCAGGTCGCGCACATCCGGACGTTCATGACCGACCTCGACGACCTGCCCGGCTATGGCACCGTACGCCGCCGGCTGTTTCCGCACGCACCGGCCAGCACGACCGTCGAGGTCTCCCGCCTGTTCAAACCCGGCGCGCTGCTGGAGGTCGAGGTGACAGCGGTGGCCGGATGA
- a CDS encoding LysR family transcriptional regulator, producing MQIESLEVFCVVARQGSITRAAETLRYTQSAVSRQIVALETQAGARLFDRLPRGVALTEQGRALLPHAEAIVERMTIARRELAAVGEVGAGRVRIGAFPTAVAALVPRAMAAFREAHPGVALSLVEGITPRLLDRLAAGDADLAVVSAVPDQPLDADRFDLHHLLDERMLVAVPRDHRLAARKTVRLVELADDAFVVGRPAPGDTLLRASRAPGFAPRIDLVAAEWTGKLGCVAAGLGVALVPALAVRIAPADLVLLRLHADDVAERRIFAATLAGRSRPPAVVRMLAHLDAVAATL from the coding sequence ATGCAGATCGAATCGCTCGAAGTCTTCTGTGTGGTGGCGCGGCAGGGGTCGATCACCCGCGCCGCCGAGACGCTGCGCTACACGCAGTCGGCGGTGTCGCGGCAGATCGTGGCGTTGGAGACGCAGGCCGGTGCGCGGCTTTTCGACCGGCTGCCGCGCGGTGTGGCGCTGACCGAGCAGGGTCGCGCGCTGTTGCCGCACGCGGAGGCGATCGTCGAGCGGATGACGATCGCGCGGCGCGAGCTGGCCGCGGTCGGGGAGGTCGGTGCCGGCCGCGTACGCATCGGCGCGTTTCCGACCGCGGTCGCCGCGCTCGTACCGCGCGCGATGGCCGCCTTTCGCGAGGCACATCCCGGTGTGGCGTTGTCGCTGGTCGAAGGCATCACGCCGCGGCTGCTGGATCGGCTGGCCGCCGGCGACGCCGACCTCGCCGTGGTGAGCGCGGTGCCGGACCAGCCGCTGGACGCGGACCGCTTCGACCTGCACCACCTGCTCGACGAGCGGATGTTGGTGGCGGTGCCGCGCGATCACCGGCTGGCGGCGCGCAAGACCGTACGGCTGGTGGAGCTGGCCGACGACGCCTTCGTGGTCGGCCGGCCGGCGCCGGGGGACACCCTGCTGCGTGCCAGCCGGGCGCCTGGCTTCGCGCCGCGGATCGACCTGGTCGCGGCGGAGTGGACCGGCAAGCTCGGCTGCGTCGCCGCCGGCCTCGGTGTCGCGCTGGTGCCGGCGCTGGCCGTACGCATCGCACCAGCCGATCTCGTACTGCTGCGGCTGCACGCCGACGATGTCGCCGAGCGCCGCATCTTCGCCGCGACTCTGGCCGGCCGTAGCCGGCCGCCGGCGGTCGTACGCATGCTCGCCCACCTCGATGCCGTAGCCGCCACCCTCTGA
- a CDS encoding NmrA family NAD(P)-binding protein, whose translation MTILVTGATGNVGGEVVRAVAAAGGKPRALVRNENRPVFQGAEVAVGDLNDPSSMAAALEGITGAFVLSGYADMTGLLAAIRDAGAKRVVQLSGGSAGLDNLDNAVTAYMARSEQAVRASGVPYTILRPSAFMSNTFEWTSQLAESDTVRAAFPDVAAAVIDPADIAAVAAAALVGGGHEGQTYRLTGPGALLPADRARILGEVLGRDISFVGLTNEQAREEMTAAMPVEYVNAFFNFYVEGALDESPVLPTVSDILGRPPRTFRDWCTTHAAAFQ comes from the coding sequence GTGACGATTCTGGTGACTGGTGCGACCGGCAATGTCGGTGGCGAGGTGGTGCGCGCGGTGGCCGCCGCGGGTGGCAAGCCGCGCGCCTTGGTGCGTAACGAAAATCGACCGGTGTTCCAAGGCGCAGAGGTCGCTGTCGGCGATCTCAACGACCCGTCGTCGATGGCGGCGGCGCTGGAGGGCATCACCGGCGCGTTCGTGCTCAGCGGCTATGCCGACATGACCGGACTGCTCGCCGCGATCCGCGACGCCGGCGCGAAACGCGTCGTGCAGCTGTCCGGCGGCTCGGCCGGCCTCGACAACCTCGACAACGCCGTCACCGCCTACATGGCGCGGTCGGAGCAGGCCGTACGTGCGTCCGGTGTGCCATACACGATCCTGCGGCCGAGCGCGTTCATGTCCAACACCTTCGAATGGACATCGCAGCTGGCCGAGTCCGACACCGTACGCGCCGCGTTTCCCGATGTGGCGGCCGCGGTCATCGACCCGGCCGACATCGCCGCGGTCGCGGCGGCCGCGCTGGTCGGCGGCGGCCACGAGGGCCAGACGTATCGGCTGACCGGACCGGGGGCATTGCTGCCGGCCGATCGCGCGCGCATTCTCGGCGAAGTGCTCGGCCGCGACATCTCGTTCGTCGGTCTGACCAACGAGCAGGCCCGCGAAGAGATGACGGCGGCCATGCCGGTCGAATATGTCAACGCCTTCTTCAACTTCTACGTCGAAGGCGCGCTCGACGAGTCCCCCGTTCTCCCCACCGTCTCCGACATCCTGGGCCGGCCTCCGCGCACCTTCCGCGACTGGTGCACCACCCACGCCGCCGCCTTTCAGTGA